TGATGAAGTGAAGTCTTTAACAATGAATACACAGAGTTTAGCCAATGTCATCTCTATCtttaggaaatgaaaatattcttccTATGATCTTAATATTTGATGGATCACCGTTATTATCAGTGATTCAGGAAAAATATCCATGCCACATGCTTGCGAATTGCCTTGTTTTTCACACCATAGACAATAGGGTTGAGTGCAGGTGGCACAAGGAGGTAGACGGTAGACAGAAGAATGTGGGTAGAGGGCACAACATGTCCAAACCGATGgctgaagaaggagaaaaaggcaagaatataaaactcaaggaaaacaaaaatgtgagCTGTACACGTGTTGAACGCTTTAAGCCGTGCCTCCTTTTGGTGTAGACAAAAAACAGCCTGGAAAATAAGGATATAGGAAATGAGGATGAAAATCATGTCAAATCCTAGAATTGTGAAACCTACGAAAAGATCACATGTTTTATTGACATGAGTGTCCTCTGCAGCCAGCTTGACCACAGCCATGTGCTCACAGTAAGAGTGGGCAATTACAATGGATTGGAAAAAATGCAGTCTTTTGAGTAGAATGGGTAAAATGCCAACGAGCACTGCTGCTCGGATTGCCACAGCCAGCACCATACTAACCAGGAGGAAAGGTGTAAGGGTGGTTGTGTGCCTCAAAGGATCACAGATGGCAACATAGCGATCAAAGGCCATTGCCAACAGGATTCCAGATTCCATGCCCTGCAAGGCATGGATGAAGAACAGCTGGGCTAAGCAAGCATCAAAGGCCGTGGAATAAAAGCCAAACCAGAAGATAGCCAACATTTTCAGAGCAATGGCTACACAGAGTCCTATGTCAGTGGCTGCCAACACTGCCAAGAAGATGTACATGGGCTGGTGCAGACTGAGTTCTGTAGGGATAATGATCAGTAAAATGATGTTTCCCAGAAGAGCCACTAAGCACACAGCAAAGAAGGAAAACCCAATCCAAAACTGCACATGCTCCAGTCCAGGGATACCAATCAGTGTCACTGTTTTGGGGTCCATATATGACATGTTCATGGATTCCACGGATGTTAGTGATTGATCTCTTTTCACCACTGATTATCATACCTACAGAAGAGAATGAATGAGAAGTGAAACAGGACACTGACCTCACTATCATTAAGACATATCGgacattaaagaaataaacttAGTGCTTTAGATGACAATCAGGCCAGAATATTGAGAGGTTCTATGCAGGATGACAGAATGGCAGTAGAAAGCCATCCTACAAAACCTTTACTAAAGACAACAGGGAAAAGTCTCAGGATTTCTAACCTACCATTTATGTAAGTAGAAACTATGACTCAGAACACTCTTCTTGCATTTTCCTTGACCTAGAGTCTGGGCTGTTTGCAAAACTGTCaggctttctttctttatctctaGATACCAACCCAATTTTGCTGTAAGTGAAAATTCTCCGTAGGATTCTTAAGGATCCAGAAAGTACTGTTTCTATCGCCCATGATCATTAGTCCACAATCCTATTGGGAATCTCCACCCTTAAGCAGTCTACTCCTGGTCCCAGAGAGCATGCTATTTATCCCCAAGTCATTGGCATTAGTTCTCAATTGTAGATCGGTAGGAGTGAGTTTAGCTATCTTACATTCACTTATTCCAATATCAAGATGCTGAACAAGTCACTATTTGGCAGGGCATTAAGCATGCCCCTTAGAGGAGACTTGGAGAAGGTGATCTATTTTTAAAGGCTTCTGGGGTTGTTGGTTCTATAAATTATCCTTCATTTATGTTTAAGGAGAACTGTTGCATGGAATAGGGAAGGTGAAATACAGAGGATATTTTTACAGGGAGGctttaggaaattaaaaaaaaaaaaaaagaatagagagaAATATTTCAAGAAGGGTAATAGCTAAAAATAGGGTAGAATTGAGTCAAAAGCAGAACTAAGATAGTTTACATGTAACATATAGCTGGATTCATGATATTATGCTTTTCCCCCACAAGTTAAAGTTCAGTAGATAACTAGTCGTATATCCTTCTGCTTTATGCAGTGGGGATccgacttttctttttaatagctttacACTGTACTGTGATCCCAAATTGTACTATGACTCTCTATACTGTGGTTCATTAGCTGTGGCTTGGATTCTGAAGCACTTTTCAATATAATGACCAACTCTTAGTACCTCCCTAGTTTTATACTCTTTTCTGTATTTGACTTGGGTTCCCTTTTATAAGAACTTaatcttaaatttaagaaatttatttttatttcctattaatGTCTATTTCATtaatcattctgtaatttttggaCCACTTCGCATTTTACTACTTTCTGTCCATGCCTAAAAACTGATTGAAACTACTCCCACAAAGAGGTTTCCTCTGATCTGGTCATATTCATATACCATGGAAAAGGAAGCCATTTATGAATATAAGTGGAAGTCTCTATTTTTGTTTGTCTATGATGTCAGTCTCTTGAATAGATCATATAAGTAGCTGTTTCATAGCCACTTAAAGCACAtgtacaacccactccagtgttcttgcctggagaatcccagggacgggggagcctggtgggctgccgtctactgggttgcacagagttggacacgactgaagcgacttagcagc
This portion of the Bos taurus isolate L1 Dominette 01449 registration number 42190680 breed Hereford chromosome 15, ARS-UCD2.0, whole genome shotgun sequence genome encodes:
- the OR52AB9 gene encoding olfactory receptor family 52 subfamily AB member 9, which encodes MNMSYMDPKTVTLIGIPGLEHVQFWIGFSFFAVCLVALLGNIILLIIIPTELSLHQPMYIFLAVLAATDIGLCVAIALKMLAIFWFGFYSTAFDACLAQLFFIHALQGMESGILLAMAFDRYVAICDPLRHTTTLTPFLLVSMVLAVAIRAAVLVGILPILLKRLHFFQSIVIAHSYCEHMAVVKLAAEDTHVNKTCDLFVGFTILGFDMIFILISYILIFQAVFCLHQKEARLKAFNTCTAHIFVFLEFYILAFFSFFSHRFGHVVPSTHILLSTVYLLVPPALNPIVYGVKNKAIRKHVAWIFFLNH